The following proteins are co-located in the Maridesulfovibrio sp. genome:
- a CDS encoding ABC transporter permease subunit translates to MSERFAPQEKVPFWRSPQGRAWMFQLCMVGGFLWLAVSMYRNTLVNLETRGISSGFGFLDHEAGFRIGEVTGIPLPQGGLLWFLVSLVAGLVISQLISRHLKSKSDRPMNSKWLSVCLLFSIGLPMLTLYIFRDSVEIAHYTESSSYFMALLTGLGNTLKVTVIGCVASTILGLLVALGRLSPNWLLSNICRWYVELNRNLPVLLQLFFWYFIVLQQLPNVRKSIDIGGWLILNKRGLYMPALVPQQGAWLFCAAVVVGFAAIWVIRRRAKRILDETGKPVKTLFPGLAVLIGLPALAWLAGGQPFTLDFPVLKGFNFKGGTGLTPEFTALVVGLTVYVSAFNAEIIRSGIEAVSKGQREAARALAMNERQVMRIVILPQAMRIIVPPMTSEYLAIAKNSSLAVAIGYPEFVSVGGTILNQSGQAVEIVGIWMGVYLCISLLISFGMNIYNSKVALVER, encoded by the coding sequence ATGTCCGAACGTTTCGCACCGCAGGAAAAGGTTCCTTTCTGGCGCAGTCCGCAGGGAAGGGCTTGGATGTTCCAGCTCTGCATGGTCGGTGGTTTTCTCTGGCTGGCAGTTTCCATGTACCGGAATACACTGGTCAACCTTGAAACACGTGGTATCAGTTCCGGTTTCGGTTTTCTGGATCATGAAGCCGGATTTCGCATCGGCGAGGTGACCGGAATCCCCTTACCGCAGGGTGGACTGCTCTGGTTTCTGGTCAGCCTTGTAGCCGGGCTTGTAATTTCGCAGCTGATTTCACGTCACCTGAAGAGTAAGTCTGATCGGCCTATGAACAGCAAGTGGCTCTCAGTCTGTCTGCTGTTCAGCATCGGTTTGCCCATGCTGACACTCTATATCTTCCGGGACAGCGTTGAAATTGCGCATTATACGGAATCTTCCAGCTATTTCATGGCCTTGCTTACAGGTCTAGGCAATACCTTGAAAGTTACGGTCATCGGTTGTGTGGCCTCGACCATTCTTGGACTGCTGGTGGCGCTCGGACGTCTTTCCCCAAACTGGCTGCTTTCCAATATCTGCCGCTGGTATGTGGAGCTTAACCGTAACCTGCCTGTTCTGCTGCAACTTTTTTTCTGGTATTTCATCGTTCTGCAGCAGTTGCCCAATGTCCGTAAGTCCATTGATATCGGTGGCTGGTTGATCCTTAATAAGCGCGGGCTTTACATGCCTGCGTTGGTTCCTCAGCAGGGGGCGTGGCTCTTTTGTGCTGCCGTTGTTGTTGGATTTGCCGCTATCTGGGTCATTCGCAGACGGGCAAAGCGTATTCTTGATGAAACAGGGAAGCCTGTTAAAACTTTATTTCCTGGCCTTGCTGTGCTGATTGGTTTGCCTGCATTGGCATGGTTGGCCGGCGGACAGCCTTTTACTCTCGATTTCCCCGTACTCAAGGGCTTTAACTTCAAGGGCGGTACCGGGCTGACCCCGGAATTCACCGCGCTTGTGGTCGGGCTGACAGTGTACGTTTCTGCTTTCAACGCCGAGATTATCCGTTCCGGTATTGAGGCTGTTTCCAAGGGACAGCGCGAGGCCGCCCGTGCTCTGGCAATGAATGAGCGTCAGGTTATGCGTATCGTTATCCTGCCGCAGGCCATGCGTATCATCGTTCCGCCTATGACCAGTGAATATCTGGCTATCGCCAAGAACAGCTCTCTTGCTGTGGCTATCGGTTATCCCGAATTCGTCAGTGTCGGCGGAACTATCCTGAACCAGTCCGGTCAGGCAGTGGAGATTGTGGGCATCTGGATGGGTGTTTACCTGTGCATTTCCCTGCTCATTTCTTTTGGAATGAATATTTACAACAGCAAAGTAGCGTTGGTGGAGAGGTAG
- a CDS encoding GntR family transcriptional regulator translates to MKKTRYYETVQNLILKRLASGELKPGDKLPSERTLCAELALNRNTIRHALLKLQRDGKIFRLERKGWYVNPIRMVYNPADHVNFAQLAASQGRKAEWTTEDNGIITIKEEMETYTDDGFAAGTKVYSMENTFFLDDQKVARTLNYINAEKLEGIVPKTAERAMTQVVTEEYGLSLKQRNLLIRPLLLPKDVTSHLGITHGSPGIYVRRIKTDGKETVLTVEHEYWRFDAIELRVDQN, encoded by the coding sequence ATGAAAAAAACCAGATATTACGAAACAGTGCAGAACTTGATCCTGAAACGACTGGCTTCAGGAGAACTGAAACCGGGAGATAAACTCCCCTCGGAAAGAACCCTCTGCGCAGAACTGGCCTTGAACAGAAACACCATCCGCCACGCCCTGCTGAAATTGCAGCGGGACGGTAAAATTTTCAGGCTGGAACGAAAAGGATGGTATGTAAATCCCATCCGCATGGTCTACAACCCCGCCGACCACGTTAACTTCGCCCAACTGGCTGCATCACAAGGCAGGAAAGCGGAATGGACCACAGAAGACAACGGTATCATCACCATCAAAGAAGAAATGGAAACATATACTGATGATGGATTTGCAGCCGGGACGAAAGTCTATTCCATGGAGAACACCTTCTTCCTTGATGACCAGAAGGTAGCCCGCACCCTGAACTATATTAATGCGGAAAAACTGGAAGGAATTGTCCCTAAAACTGCCGAAAGGGCTATGACCCAGGTTGTTACAGAGGAATACGGACTCAGCCTGAAGCAAAGAAACCTGCTCATAAGACCGCTCCTGCTGCCGAAAGATGTCACATCTCATCTTGGGATCACACACGGATCTCCGGGAATTTACGTCCGACGCATTAAAACCGACGGTAAAGAAACAGTACTCACAGTAGAACACGAATACTGGCGCTTTGACGCTATTGAACTGCGAGTGGACCAGAATTAA
- a CDS encoding amino acid ABC transporter substrate-binding protein, with the protein MSLFRTSFICLMIVAMASIAQAGTLENVKKDGFLKAGTHIENPGFSALDSNGNRVGFDVDFIRAVAAAVNVPEIKYTPLTSKERLPALQSGEIDILSRTTTHTMSRDVKLGLDFTVTTLYDGQGMMVRKELGITNAKDLDGATVCLQTGSTTELNISDFFRKNGMSFTPVVFDKQPDVRKAYDTGRCDVHTTDVSGLAAQRSLMEKPADHIILSEVISKEPLGPVVRHGDNQWSDIVRWTIWLTMAAEEKGVTQANVEEMFAKSQDPEVQRMLGKTGSLWTDLGLDKDAPVRIIKTVGNYGEIFDRNLGPKTPLRMERGLNKQWNEGGLIYAPPFR; encoded by the coding sequence ATGTCTCTTTTTCGTACTTCTTTCATTTGTTTGATGATTGTGGCTATGGCATCCATTGCTCAGGCCGGCACCTTGGAAAACGTCAAGAAAGACGGCTTTCTTAAGGCTGGTACCCACATTGAAAACCCCGGTTTTTCCGCTCTGGACAGCAACGGTAATCGTGTTGGTTTTGATGTTGATTTTATCCGCGCAGTTGCTGCCGCTGTTAATGTTCCCGAAATCAAATACACCCCGCTTACATCCAAAGAGCGTCTGCCTGCTTTGCAGTCCGGTGAAATTGATATCCTTTCCCGCACAACCACCCATACCATGAGCCGTGACGTCAAGCTCGGCCTCGATTTTACCGTGACCACCCTTTACGATGGTCAGGGCATGATGGTCCGCAAAGAACTCGGTATCACTAATGCCAAGGATCTGGATGGCGCAACTGTTTGTCTGCAGACCGGTTCTACCACCGAGCTGAACATTTCCGACTTTTTCCGCAAAAACGGCATGAGCTTTACTCCTGTTGTTTTCGACAAACAGCCTGATGTCCGTAAAGCTTACGATACCGGTCGCTGCGACGTTCATACCACCGACGTTTCCGGCCTTGCTGCTCAGCGCTCCCTGATGGAGAAGCCCGCAGACCACATCATCCTTTCCGAAGTTATCTCCAAGGAACCCCTCGGTCCTGTTGTACGTCATGGCGACAACCAGTGGTCTGACATTGTCCGCTGGACTATCTGGCTGACCATGGCTGCTGAAGAAAAGGGTGTTACTCAGGCTAACGTTGAAGAAATGTTTGCCAAGAGTCAGGATCCCGAAGTTCAGCGTATGCTGGGTAAGACCGGTTCCCTCTGGACCGACCTCGGCCTTGATAAGGACGCTCCTGTACGCATCATTAAAACCGTTGGTAACTACGGTGAAATCTTTGACCGTAACCTCGGCCCCAAGACTCCCCTGCGCATGGAGCGCGGACTCAACAAGCAGTGGAATGAGGGTGGCCTCATCTACGCACCGCCTTTCCGTTAG
- a CDS encoding TRAP transporter large permease — MEAVLLGSFLGLTFLGVPVAYALGLSVSIILYYYMEIPQVMITQVMYSGIDSFSFMAVPFFMLAGSFMSAGGVTSRLVNFAQALVGSFTGGLAQVVAVSGMFFAAISGSSAATTAAIGSTMVDEMEKKGYRRELATGIVAAGGTVGIVIPPSITLVVYGVIAGASIGDLFMGGMIPGLVMGLTMCLVSYVIAKKEGIPAEGSFSFIHLLKSFKDSFWALMTPVIIIGGIYGGIFTPTEAAAVAAVYGIFVGFFIYKELTLKDFPRIIFQAVMGTTMIMFIVGAAKVFGWMLTNLEIPHHIGAYIVSLTSSPAMFLIMMNILLLFIGTLINASAAVVILTPIFLPVAVQLGIDPLFFGVLMVINLAIGCITPPVGLDLFVASAITKVPLEKVMKASTPYLIALLVSLLVMTFCPPIITFLPNLLH; from the coding sequence ATGGAAGCAGTATTGCTCGGTTCATTTTTGGGTCTGACCTTTCTGGGAGTTCCGGTCGCGTATGCTCTGGGCCTTTCCGTATCAATAATTCTCTACTACTACATGGAAATACCGCAGGTCATGATCACTCAGGTCATGTACTCCGGCATTGATTCCTTTTCCTTTATGGCCGTCCCTTTTTTCATGCTGGCAGGATCTTTTATGTCTGCAGGCGGCGTAACTTCAAGGCTTGTTAATTTTGCACAGGCTCTGGTCGGATCGTTTACCGGCGGTCTGGCTCAGGTTGTTGCGGTTTCGGGGATGTTCTTTGCAGCAATTTCCGGTTCGTCAGCAGCTACTACCGCCGCCATCGGCTCAACCATGGTCGATGAGATGGAGAAAAAAGGGTACCGCCGTGAATTGGCAACCGGTATCGTCGCTGCCGGCGGAACTGTAGGTATTGTTATTCCTCCATCCATTACTTTGGTTGTCTACGGGGTTATCGCAGGCGCATCCATCGGTGACCTTTTCATGGGGGGAATGATTCCCGGACTGGTCATGGGTCTGACCATGTGTCTGGTAAGCTACGTTATTGCCAAGAAAGAAGGTATTCCGGCGGAAGGATCATTCTCTTTCATTCATTTACTCAAATCCTTCAAGGATTCCTTTTGGGCATTGATGACACCGGTAATTATTATCGGCGGAATCTATGGCGGAATATTCACTCCAACCGAAGCTGCTGCTGTGGCAGCGGTTTACGGCATCTTTGTCGGTTTCTTCATTTACAAGGAACTGACCCTCAAGGATTTTCCGCGGATTATCTTTCAGGCTGTCATGGGAACCACAATGATTATGTTCATTGTCGGTGCTGCCAAGGTTTTCGGATGGATGCTCACAAACCTTGAAATTCCCCATCATATCGGGGCATACATTGTATCCCTGACCAGTTCTCCTGCTATGTTTCTGATCATGATGAACATACTGCTGCTCTTCATCGGTACGCTTATCAATGCTTCTGCTGCAGTTGTCATTCTGACTCCGATATTCCTGCCTGTAGCAGTCCAATTGGGAATTGATCCGCTGTTCTTCGGTGTGCTTATGGTTATCAACCTTGCAATCGGCTGTATCACACCTCCTGTAGGACTGGATCTGTTTGTTGCCAGCGCAATTACCAAGGTGCCTCTGGAAAAGGTTATGAAGGCTTCGACCCCATATCTGATAGCCCTGTTGGTTTCTCTGCTGGTAATGACGTTCTGTCCGCCGATCATCACATTCCTGCCGAACCTTCTGCATTAG